One region of Malus x domestica mitochondrion, complete genome genomic DNA includes:
- the rps12 gene encoding ribosomal protein S12 has protein sequence MPTLNQLIRHGREEKRRTDRTRASDQCPQKQGVCPRVSTRTPKKPNSAPRKIAKVRLSNRHDIFAHIPGEGHNLQEHSMVLIRGGRVKDLPGVKFHCIRGVKDLLGIPDRRRGRSKYGAEKPKSR, from the coding sequence ATGCCCACATTAAATCAATTGATTCGTCATGGTAGAGAAGAAAAACGGCGCACGGACCGTACTCGAGCTTCGGATCAATGTCCCCAGAAGCAAGGAGTATGCCCGCGTGTTTCAACGAGAACACCGAAAAAACCTAATTCAGCTCCACGTAAGATAGCCAAAGTACGTTTGAGCAATCGACATGATATATTTGCTCACATTCCAGGCGAAGGTCATAATTTGCAGGAACATTCTATGGTGTTAATAAGAGGAGGTAGAGTGAAAGATTTGCCAGGTGTGAAATTCCATTGTATTCGAGGAGTCAAGGATTTGCTGGGAATTCCGGATCGAAGAAGAGGCAGATCAAAATATGGTGCGGAAAAACCCAAATCGAGATGA
- the nad3 gene encoding NADH dehydrogenase subunit 3 has translation MSEFAPICIYLAISPLVSLIPLGVPFPFASNSSTYPEKLSAYECGFDPFGDARSRFDIRFYLVSILFIILDPEVTFSFPWAVPLNKIDPFGSWSMMAFLLILTIGSLYEWKRGASDRE, from the coding sequence ATGTCAGAATTTGCACCTATTTGTATCTATTTAGCGATCAGTCCGCTAGTTTCTTTGATCCCACTCGGTGTTCCTTTTCCATTTGCTTCCAATAGTTCAACCTATCCAGAAAAATTGTCGGCCTATGAATGTGGTTTCGATCCTTTCGGTGATGCCAGAAGTCGTTTCGATATACGATTTTATCTTGTTTCAATTTTATTTATTATCCTTGATCCGGAAGTAACCTTTTCCTTTCCTTGGGCAGTACCTCTCAACAAGATTGATCCGTTTGGATCTTGGTCCATGATGGCCTTTTTATTGATTTTGACGATCGGATCTCTCTATGAATGGAAAAGGGGTGCTTCGGATCGGGAGTAA